One window of the Colletotrichum destructivum chromosome 6, complete sequence genome contains the following:
- a CDS encoding Putative glycoside hydrolase, family 2, immunoglobulin-like beta-sandwich — protein sequence MHLTQTLLSSALTVLSLASLTNAQNTTTTAGGSAPTVGAAEPYKLQTPPLDTEWTSQVGTNPWPEHPRPQLRRENWLNLNGIWTFQAASGHKDVSHPPAGSTLDREVLIPSCIESGLSGIQELEVPHFWLARTFQVPKNWGNQSVLLHFEAVDYEATVFINGQKAAFHRGGYFRFTVDATQYLKPGGNNTLLVFVFDPTDEEGYVVPIGKQTRTPSHIFYRSCSGIWQTVWLESAPQNHITQLDIAADHKGHVNVLVHSSSNSSSQVQIAVVDKNGKTVGQGTGNSGTAFNFTVSSPNVWSPSTPNLYNITVRLGNDNVTSYTGFRTISTGVVNGIKRPLLNGEFIFMFGTLDQGYWPDGLHTPPSVEAMTYDLKVLKKLGMNMVRKHIKIEPDLFYYACDQLGLLVIQDMPSMTANSGRLPNAEQQAEFERQLQIMIEEHKSYTSIVTWTIYNEGWGQLRNAPYPEAKLVDVVRRIDPTRLVNANSGWFDHGFGDYSDNHHYANPQCGTPFYSLASSPYDKARIGFQGEFGGIGHNVSIEHLWNVQQAIDSINQTYEIDETLEAYNYRGRVLLREFREQVEMYACSGGVWTQTSDVEGEVNGLVTYDRRVLRPDLAQWQVDIQSLFDAAKARSGPVNATM from the exons ATGCATCTCACGCAGACGCTCCTCTCGTCCGCGCTGACGGTGCTGTCTCTGGCCTCCCTCACAAACGCCCAAAATACGACGACAACCGCTGGaggctcggcgccgacggttGGCGCCGCGGAGCCCTACAAACTGCAGACCCCGCCTCTCGACACGGAGTGGACGTCCCAGGTCGGCACGAATCCGTGGCCGGAACACCCGAGGCCGCAGCTGCGCCGGGAGAACTGGCTCAACCTGAACGGAATATGGACCTTCCAAGCCGCGAGCGGACACAAAGATGTCAGCCACCCGCCCGCCGGGAGCACACTAGACCGAGAGGTTCTCATCCCCTCGTGTATCGAGAGCGGGCTGTCGGGGATCCAAGAGCTTGAGGTCCCTCACTTTTGGCTGGCAAGGACCTTCCAAGTGCCCAAGAACTGGGGGAACCAGTCGGTGCTTCTCCacttcgaggccgtcgactACGAAGCCACCGTGTTCATCAACGGCCAGAAGGCCGCGTTCCACCGGGGAGGGTATTTCCGCTTCACGGTCGACGCGACGCAGTATCTTAAACCCGGAGGCAACAACACTTT GCTTGTGTTTGTCTTTGACCCCACAGACGAGGAGGGATACGTCGTCCCAATCGGCAAGCAGACGAGGACGCCTTCGCACATCTTCTATCGCTCGTGCTCTGGCATCTGGCAGACGGTTTGGTTGGAGAGCGCGCCGCAGAACCACATCACGCAGCTGGATATCGCCGCTGACCACAAGGGACACG TAAACGTTCTTGTCCACAGCTCCTCAAACTCTTCGTCGCAAGTCCAGATCGCCGTTGTAGACAAAAACGGCAAGACGGTCGGGCAGGGCACCGGAAACTCCGGGACCGCCTTCAACTTTACCGTGTCGTCGCCCAATGTCTGGTCACCGTCGACCCCTAATTTATACAACATCACCGTGAGGCTCGGAAACGATAACGTCACGAGCTACACCGGCTTCCGCACCATCTCCACCGGGGTTGTCAACGGCATCAAGCGCCCTCTGTTGAACGGCGAATTCATCTTCATGTTCGGCACCCTTGACCAGGGATACTGGCCTGACGGACTCCACACGCCGCCGAGCGTGGAGGCCATGACCTATGATCTGAAGGTTCTCAAGAAACTGGGGATGAATATGGTCCGCAAGCAC ATCAAAATCGAGCCCGACTTGTTCTATTACGCTTGTGAccagctcggcctgcttGTCATCCAGGATATGCCGAGCATGACAGCCAACTCTGGACGTCTGCCAAATGCCGAACAGCAGGCCGAGTTCGAGCGCCAGCTGCAGATCATGATTGAGGAGCACAAGAGCTACACCAGCATCGTCACCTGGACCATCTATAACGAGGGTTGGGGCCAGCTCCGAAACGCGCCGTACCCTGAGGccaagctcgtcgacgtcgtccgcaGGATTGATCCTACGAGACTTGTCAACGCCAACAGCGGCTGGTTCGATCACGGATTCGGTGACTACTCGGACAACCACCACTACGCCAACCCCCAGTGCGGCACGCCCTTCTACTCGCTTGCTTCCTCTCCTTACGACAAGGCCCGCATCGGATTCCAGGGCGAGTTTGGCGGCATCGGGCACAACGTCTCCATCGAGCA CCTGTGGAACGTGCAACAGGCCATCGACTCCATTAACCAGACGTACGAAATCGACGAGACCCTCGAGGCCTACAACTACCGCGGCCGCGTGCTCCTCAGGGAGTTCCGCGAGCAGGTCGAAATGTACGCgtgcagcggcggcgtctggACCCAGACgagcgacgtcgagggcgaggtcaacGGCCTGGTCACGTACGACCGCCGCGTTCTCCGCCCCGACCTCGCGCAGTGGCAGGTCGATATCCAGAGCTtgttcgacgccgccaaggcccGGAGCGGCCCCGTGAATGCCACCATGTAA
- a CDS encoding Putative polyketide cyclase SnoaL, NTF2-like domain superfamily — protein sequence MASSDGRNETVFRKIIHDHNAQRWRELETSLQPTVVVDGCSVPKGRFRGYLLGDHAGNESDREVRIDAILVDTSTHSIAARLINRVTLGDYPEPFEYQEIVFTKFTDNLLSSWQTLRDEDGFRNREPSVASTPSSSPSPSSSDANQLPPLKTPAELDLFYQCYIKTINEKTMAQEFDRFCRPKLQHNGRELTIAEYIPLISDSQDAIEGLHFGIQEVFTDASTQQIGARLEFTGTPVKEWGGAKPNGESVLFHEHVMYQLEHGRISRVWSTIELDVYRSQMGTAAP from the coding sequence ATGGCTTCCTCTGATGGCAGGAACGAGACCGTTTTTCGCAAAATAATCCACGATCACAACGCACAGAGGTGGCGGGAGTTGGAAACCAGCCTCCAACCGACTGTTGTGGTTGATGGGTGTTCGGTGCCGAAGGGCCGTTTTCGAGGATATCTGCTTGGTGACCATGCAGGCAATGAGAGCGACAGGGAGGTGAGGATCGATGCGATACTTGTCGATACCAGTACCCACAGCATCGCCGCACGTCTCATCAATCGCGTGACCCTTGGAGACTACCCGGAGCCTTTCGAATATCAGGAAATCGTCTTCACCAAGTTCACAGACAATCTTCTCTCCTCTTGGCAAACACTGCGAGATGAGGATGGTTTCCGGAACAGAGAGCCGTCGGTGGCCTCCACACCATcctcgtcaccatcgccatcatcctccgATGCTAACCAACTACCGCCGTTGAAGACACCGGCAGAACTCGATCTCTTCTATCAGTGCTACATCAAAACCATCAACGAGAAGACCATGGCCCAAGAGTTTGACCGGTTCTGCCGGCCGAAGCTCCAGCACAACGGCCGTGAGCTCACGATTGCCGAGTACATACCCCTCATCAGCGACAGCCAGGACGCCATCGAGGGCCTCCATTTTGGAATCCAGGAGGTGTTCACCGACGCAAGCACGCAGCAGATCGGGGCGAGGCTGGAGTTCACAGGGACGCCGGTCAAGGAGTGGGGGGGTGCGAAGCCCAACGGCGAGTCTGTCCTTTTCCACGAGCACGTCATGTATCAGCTCGAGCACGGGAGGATATCGCGCGTATGGTCAACCATAGAGCTGGATGTGTACCGAAGCCAGATGGGAACCGCGGCTCCGTAG
- a CDS encoding Putative gamma-glutamyl cyclotransferase, protein AIG2, with translation MATIPKPVFIYGTLCAKPLLAWALTGDATKTEEISALLRPAKVENIARYALHGLDFPAAIREPGSCTDGYLFQPKTCSQRKKLDDFEGEVYQNETVQARLSSDESGNTASLIEADIYLWNGDKDLVSDKSWDLDWFVRERLEDWIGLFEGMEMVGDDSS, from the coding sequence ATGGCAACGATCCCAAAACCAGTCTTCATCTACGGTACTCTATGTGCGAAGCCTCTTCTTGCCTGGGCTCTGACCGGCGACGCTACCAAGACCGAGGAGATATcggccctcctccgtccGGCCAAAGTGGAAAACATTGCCCGCTATGCACTGCACGGCCTCGATTTCCCGGCCGCTATAAGGGAACCCGGCTCATGCACAGACGGATATCTCTTCCAACCGAAAACCTGCTCACAGCGgaagaagctcgacgacTTTGAAGGCGAGGTTTACCAAAATGAGACGGTCCAGGCCAGGCTGTCAAGCGACGAGAGTGGAAATACGGCGAGTTTGATTGAGGCAGATATATACCTATGGAATGGTGATAAAGACCTGGTTTCGGATAAGTCTTGGGACCTGGACTGGTTTGTTCGAGAGAGACTAGAGGATTGGATAGGCCTCTTCGAGGGAATGGAGATGGTTGGAGATGATAGCAGTTGA
- a CDS encoding Putative FAS1 domain-containing protein, protein MRSSTRAFLSAVASVVLLGASTVAAQGLEEVLGKQANLTTFRRLVKEHEGIFSKLSESGVTILAPSDSAYLKGQGWDSNKDEITVALQYGVLIGRVSFGALLPGNSTLHSTLLTDARFSNVTGGQQVLVTKQPNGDVVVTSGMASRTTALDTDIPFDGGLVQVIDSLMVSPARLERTARDAYPEFTSFLGALYMAGLVNEFAETKNVTVFAPRNAAFQRVAATLSGMDREALRRVLRYHLVPSAVAQASSLANGTRLATAVDGESLDVTLYNNDVFVDSARIIQTDILVANGVLQMIDAVLNVDARNVVPNVTAVSQAPVFTVTGTADVGTAAPTPFVSALPCTAGCPVTGGGGGGAGGDGAGRTATAGVAQSSSTGGAAAAAARCTGGLVRAAAAGVGLGLAVGAMGVAL, encoded by the exons ATGAGGTCATCCACACGCGCATTTCTGTCCGCCGTGGCAtcggtggtgttgttgggcGCATCTACCGTCGCAGCACAAGGGTTGGAGGAGGTCCTCGGGAAGCAGGCAAATCTGACGACCTTCCGCCGCTTGGTCAAG GAACATGAAGGCATCTTCTCGAAGCTGTCTGAATCAGGTGTTACG ATCCTAGCTCCGAGTGACTCGGCCTACCTCAAGGGCCAGGGCTGGGACTCGAACAAGGACGAGATCACCGTCGCGCTGCAGTACGGCGTCCTCATCGGCAGGGTATCCTTCGGCGCCCTCTTGCCCGGCAACTCGACCCTCCACTCGACCCTCCTCACGGACGCGCGCTTCTCCAACGTCACGGGTGGCCAGCAGGTCCTCGTCACCAAGCAGcccaacggcgacgtcgtcgtgaCGTCGGGCATGGCGTCGCGCACGACGGCGCTCGATACCGACATCCCcttcgacggcggcctcgtccaggtcATCGACAGCCTCATGGTCTCGCCGGCCCGCCTCGAGAGGACCGCCCGCGACGCGTACCCGGAGTTCACgtccttcctcggcgccctctacatggccggcctcgtcaacGAGTTCGCCGAGACGAAAAACGTCACCGTTTTCGCGCCGCGCAACGCCGCCTTCCAGCGGGTCGCCGCCACGCTCTCCGGCATGGACCGCGAGGCCCTCCGCCGCGTGCTGCGGTACCACCTCGtgccctcggccgtcgcgcaGGCGTCATCGCTGGCCAACGGCACGCGgctcgccaccgccgtcgacggcgagtcGCTCGACGTGACGCTCTACAACAACGACGTATTCGTCGACTCGGCGCGCATCATCCAGaccgacatcctcgtcgccaacggcgtcTTGCAGATGATCGACGCCGTGCTCAATGTCGACGCGCGCAACGTCGTGCCCAACGTGACGGCCGTCTCGCAGGCGCCCGTCTTCACGGTCACAGGGACGGCGGACGTGGGgaccgcggcgccgacgcccttTGTTTCGGCGCTGCCGTGCACCGCGGGCTGTCCGGTgactggcggcggcggcggaggagctggTGGTGATGGGGCCGGACGGACGGCGACTGCCGGAGTGGCTCAGAGTTCCAGCAccggtggcgccgccgccgccgccgcgaggtGCACCGGCGGTCTGGTCAGAGCAGCAGCTGCTGGAGTGGGGTTGGGTCTAGCTGTGGGAGCAATGGGCGTCGCCCTCTGA
- a CDS encoding Putative leucine-rich repeat domain superfamily encodes MAPLTLLFSSFVFSLAFGAPVSTGDSNLGRDLLIAQSFRQKIAGPEGITKNWTGGSDVCKLDGFYCEHNPNTGAEAVAGIDLNGFGLYGDHLTLDDFLDKMTDLTFFHANSNNFTGSLPKDLTALKWLYEIDLSSNKLSGPFPRSVLDINLTFLDLRFNEFSGPIPREVFDLDLDVLFLNNNQFSSGIPDNLGSSPVLYLTLANNKLSGSIPKSIGSMKHVQEILLLGNALSGSIPRTWATQNLTLFDASYNRLSGSVPEDLCKLESLEVLNLSDNNLGGSLGPACAALVDKKILDVSNNCIKGAKNQKPADQCRSKE; translated from the coding sequence ATGGCCCCCCTCACACTCCTTTTCTCGTCGTTCGTTTTCTCGCTTGCCTTTGGCGCTCCTGTCTCTACTGGAGACTCGAATCTGGGCAGGGATCTTCTCATTGCGCAATCCTTTAGGCAGAAAATTGCTGGACCCGAAGGCATCACCAAGAACTGGACTGGTGGTAGCGACGTCTGCAAGCTCGATGGCTTTTACTGCGAACACAACCCCAacacgggcgccgaggccgtcgcagGGATCGACCTCAACGGTTTCGGCCTGTACGGAGACCACCTGACGTTGGacgacttcctcgacaagaTGACGGACCTGACCTTCTTCCACGCCAACTCCAACAACTTCACGGGGTCGCTGCCGAAGGACCTCACGGCGCTCAAGTGGCTGTACGAGATCGACCTGAGCTCGAACAAGCTCTCCGGCCCCTTCCCGAGGAgcgtcctcgacatcaacctGACCTTCCTCGACCTGCGCTTCAACGAGTTCTCCGGCCCCATCCCACGCGAggtcttcgacctcgacctcgacgtcctcttcctcaacaacaaccagtTCTCGTCCGGCATCCCGGACAACCTCGGGTCCTCCCCCGTCCTGTACCTTACCCTGGCTAACAACAAGCTGAGCGGCTCCATCCCCAAGTCGATCGGGAGCATGAAGCACGTCCAGGAgatcctgctgctgggcaACGCCCTGTCGGGGTCGATCCCCAGGACGTGGGCGACGCAGAACCTTACGCTCTTCGACGCCAGCTACAACAGGCTGTCGGGATCCGTCCCCGAAGACCTGTGCAAGCTCGAGAGCCTGGAGGTGCTGAACCTGTCCGACAACAACTTGGGCGGTTCTCTTGGGCCTGCCTGCGCTGCTCTGGTCGATAAGAAGATCTTGGACGTGTCCAACAACTGTATCAAGGGAGCAAAGAACCAGAAGCCCGCAGACCAGTGCCGGTCCAAGGAGTGA